A genomic window from Flavobacterium hankyongi includes:
- a CDS encoding T9SS C-terminal target domain-containing protein: protein MSNFNFFRTKTTILFCLILSTLMNAQEIKKETFKKNKIRLTNSLILENKLKETSGLIHWNGKLWTHNDDTDTSLYALDTLNGSILETYSLPNVVNQDWEEIAQDEGFVYIGDLGNNTSGNRQNLNILKIDKLLLINKSPKIEYIKFKYENQNEFDHKKPNNTNFDCEAFVVTQDSIYLFTKEWKTNYTTIYTLPKASGEYIAKQKEVFNVKGLVTGASLFENRLLLCGYSKKGKPFIDLFYDFSANDFFSGSHKKIKVKPRFLQIESITTKDGKKYYLTNEELKFGPIHKPQQMHKLDLSRFFNAN, encoded by the coding sequence ATGAGTAATTTTAATTTTTTTAGGACTAAAACGACTATTTTATTTTGCTTGATACTTTCAACTTTGATGAATGCTCAAGAGATAAAAAAAGAAACTTTTAAAAAGAATAAAATAAGGCTTACTAATTCTTTGATTCTAGAGAATAAGCTAAAAGAAACCTCTGGCTTGATTCATTGGAATGGAAAACTTTGGACGCATAATGACGATACTGATACTAGTTTGTATGCATTAGATACATTAAACGGTTCAATTCTGGAAACATATTCATTGCCTAATGTTGTGAATCAAGATTGGGAAGAAATTGCTCAAGATGAGGGGTTTGTTTATATAGGAGATTTAGGTAATAATACTTCAGGTAATAGACAGAATTTAAATATTCTTAAAATTGATAAGTTGTTATTAATTAATAAATCACCTAAAATTGAATACATCAAATTTAAGTATGAAAATCAAAACGAATTTGATCATAAAAAGCCCAATAATACCAATTTTGATTGTGAAGCTTTTGTTGTAACTCAGGACAGTATTTATTTGTTTACGAAAGAATGGAAAACTAATTATACAACTATCTATACTTTGCCTAAAGCGTCTGGAGAATATATCGCAAAGCAAAAGGAAGTATTTAATGTAAAAGGATTAGTGACTGGTGCTTCTTTGTTTGAAAACAGATTGCTCTTATGTGGTTATTCTAAAAAAGGTAAGCCTTTTATTGATTTGTTTTATGATTTTTCAGCAAATGATTTCTTTTCAGGAAGTCATAAAAAGATAAAAGTAAAACCAAGATTTCTTCAAATTGAGTCCATTACTACTAAAGATGGTAAAAAATATTATCTAACTAACGAAGAATTGAAATTTGGACCAATTCATAAGCCCCAACAAATGCACAAACTTG